GCTAATACGATCAAAACGTATACTGGTGTCCTTTCACAGTTTTGTGACCAGACACAAAAGATATTGATGGAGATTCATTCTGAAGATGTTCAGGGTTATCTTGATTATTTAGAAAATTGCAAGAAAAGCCCGGGAACAATCGAAAAACACTATATCGCCCTAAATGTCTTCTTTAAATTTTTAGGAAAACCGCAAGTAATGCTTTCTGTGGAACGTAAGGTTAAGGAGCACAAGCTTGAGGTACCTGAAACTTTAAGCATCAATGAGCAGCAGATCCTGTTAAGGGATATAGAAGCAGAAGGGAATCTAAGGAACATTGCCATCGTCTACCTTTTGTTACATACTGGAATTCGTGTTTCTGAATTATGTGACTTAAATGGCCGTGACGTCATTATGGAAACAGAGCGAAATTATATACTTGTCAGGAACGCAAAAGGTGAAATCGATAGAACCGTTCCCCTTACACTATCGGCTATACAACATGTAAAAAATTATCTTCATTCTTTAAAAGAAAAAGCCGATCCGTTATTCATCTCAAGCTATAATCAAAGGATCACTCCGAGGTCAGTTCAATATATATTAAAAAAATACAATGTGCATCCACATAAACTTCGACATACCTTTTGCCAAAGGTTAGTGGATAATGGAATAGATATACAAACGATATCAAAGCTTGCCGGTCATAAAGAT
This sequence is a window from Brevibacillus sp. JNUCC-41. Protein-coding genes within it:
- a CDS encoding tyrosine-type recombinase/integrase, whose translation is MDTSAKDEMIFSFAEWLRDQGKSANTIKTYTGVLSQFCDQTQKILMEIHSEDVQGYLDYLENCKKSPGTIEKHYIALNVFFKFLGKPQVMLSVERKVKEHKLEVPETLSINEQQILLRDIEAEGNLRNIAIVYLLLHTGIRVSELCDLNGRDVIMETERNYILVRNAKGEIDRTVPLTLSAIQHVKNYLHSLKEKADPLFISSYNQRITPRSVQYILKKYNVHPHKLRHTFCQRLVDNGIDIQTISKLAGHKDLNVTKRYLKEESLDLANAIDQTFTKH